The following proteins are encoded in a genomic region of Candidatus Acidiferrales bacterium:
- a CDS encoding aconitase family protein, with translation MGRSLAYKIIEEHLVEGKMEPGAEIALRVDQTLTQDATGTMAYLQFEAMGIPRVRTKLSVSYVDHNMLQTGFENADDHRFLQTIAAKYGIHFSRPGNGICHQVHLERFSSPGQTLLGSDSHTPTSGGAGMLAIGAGGLDVAVAMGGGPFYTTMPKILGVRLKGKLQPWVSGKDIILEMLRRLTVKGGVGKIIEYFGEGVVSLSVPERSTITNMGAELGATTSIFPSDDLTRAYLRAQGRDKVWKPLAPDPDATYDELIELDLNALEPLIAQPHSPDNVVKVRDVEGTRVDQVCVGSCTNSSFRDLMVVGKVLKGKIVHPHVSLTVTPGSRQVYEMVSQA, from the coding sequence ATGGGCCGTTCGCTCGCCTACAAAATCATCGAAGAACATCTTGTGGAAGGCAAAATGGAGCCGGGGGCCGAGATCGCTCTCCGGGTGGACCAAACGCTCACCCAGGACGCCACCGGAACGATGGCCTATTTGCAATTTGAGGCGATGGGCATCCCGCGGGTGCGCACCAAGCTTTCGGTCAGCTACGTGGATCACAACATGTTGCAGACCGGGTTTGAGAATGCCGATGACCACCGCTTCCTTCAGACGATTGCGGCCAAATACGGCATTCACTTTTCCCGGCCGGGAAACGGCATCTGTCACCAGGTTCACCTGGAGCGTTTCAGCTCGCCGGGGCAAACGCTGCTCGGCTCGGACAGCCATACGCCGACGAGCGGTGGCGCCGGCATGCTGGCCATCGGCGCGGGGGGACTCGACGTGGCCGTGGCCATGGGCGGCGGGCCGTTCTACACCACCATGCCCAAGATTCTCGGTGTCCGGCTGAAGGGCAAGCTCCAGCCCTGGGTTTCCGGCAAGGATATCATCCTCGAAATGCTGCGCCGGCTCACCGTGAAAGGCGGCGTGGGAAAGATTATCGAATACTTTGGCGAGGGTGTTGTCTCGCTGAGCGTTCCTGAACGCTCGACGATTACGAACATGGGTGCCGAGCTGGGCGCTACCACTTCCATTTTTCCCAGCGATGACTTGACACGCGCGTATTTGCGCGCGCAAGGGAGAGACAAGGTTTGGAAGCCCCTGGCGCCGGACCCGGACGCTACCTACGATGAGCTTATCGAGCTTGATCTGAATGCTCTGGAGCCGCTCATCGCCCAACCCCACAGCCCGGACAACGTTGTGAAGGTGCGCGATGTCGAGGGCACAAGAGTGGATCAGGTGTGTGTCGGAAGCTGTACGAATTCATCGTTCCGCGATTTGATGGTCGTTGGGAAAGTTCTGAAAGGTAAAATCGTCCACCCCCACGTCAGCCTGACCGTCACGCCGGGCTCGCGTCAAGTGTACGAGATGGTAAGCCAGGCGAG
- the glnA gene encoding type I glutamate--ammonia ligase translates to MDPKSVLEFAQKNNAKIVDIRFTDLPGLWHHISFPIHQLTEKSFEDGFGIDGSSIRGWAAIHESDMLLVPDPTWHLMDPFRDTPTLCMIGDIIDPVTKQNYPRDPRYIARKAEAYLSYSGIADTAYFGAEAEFFIFDSIRFDQREQHGFYFIDAEEGRWNSGREGHNLGYRPRYKEGYFPVPPTDHYQDLRSEMTLMMEQCGLEVECHHHEVATGGQTEIDLKFGKLLRSADNMMLYKYIARNVAAQYGKTVTFMPKPLFQDNGSGMHTHQSLWFKEKPLFAGDRYAGLSQMALWYIGGLLKHAPAMAALVAPTTNSYKRLVPGFEAPVNLAYSRRNRSAACRIPMYSVSPKAKRVEFRPPDPSCNPYLAFSGMLLAGLDGIENKIDPGEPLDKDIYDLSPEELKNVPSLPGSLEESLRALEKDHQFLLKGDVFTEEVIELWIDYKMKNEVNAMRMRPHPYEFALYYDI, encoded by the coding sequence ATGGATCCGAAAAGTGTTTTGGAATTCGCGCAGAAGAACAACGCCAAGATCGTGGACATACGATTCACCGACCTGCCGGGGTTGTGGCATCACATTTCCTTCCCGATTCACCAGCTTACTGAGAAATCCTTCGAAGACGGGTTCGGGATTGACGGCTCGTCAATTCGCGGTTGGGCGGCTATTCACGAGTCGGATATGCTGCTCGTGCCCGATCCCACCTGGCACCTGATGGATCCCTTCCGCGACACCCCGACGCTGTGCATGATCGGGGACATCATTGATCCGGTGACGAAGCAGAACTACCCCCGCGACCCGCGCTACATTGCTCGCAAAGCGGAGGCGTACCTCAGCTATTCGGGAATTGCCGATACGGCCTACTTCGGCGCCGAAGCTGAGTTCTTCATTTTTGACAGCATTCGGTTTGACCAGCGCGAGCAGCACGGCTTTTATTTCATTGATGCCGAGGAAGGCCGGTGGAACTCCGGGCGCGAGGGGCACAACCTCGGCTACCGTCCTCGTTACAAGGAGGGCTACTTCCCGGTGCCGCCGACGGACCATTATCAGGACTTGCGCAGCGAGATGACGCTGATGATGGAGCAGTGCGGCCTTGAGGTCGAATGCCACCACCACGAGGTAGCCACCGGCGGCCAAACCGAGATCGACTTGAAGTTCGGCAAGCTCCTCCGTTCCGCCGACAACATGATGCTCTACAAATACATTGCCCGCAACGTGGCGGCTCAATACGGCAAGACCGTCACCTTCATGCCCAAGCCGCTTTTCCAAGATAACGGTTCCGGCATGCACACCCACCAATCGTTGTGGTTCAAGGAGAAGCCGCTCTTTGCCGGCGACCGGTATGCCGGGCTGAGCCAGATGGCTTTGTGGTACATCGGCGGTTTGCTCAAACACGCTCCCGCCATGGCCGCTCTGGTTGCGCCGACGACCAATTCCTACAAGCGCCTGGTGCCCGGGTTCGAAGCGCCGGTGAATCTGGCTTATTCCCGCCGCAATCGCTCAGCCGCGTGCCGGATTCCGATGTATTCGGTGAGTCCCAAGGCCAAGCGGGTCGAGTTTCGCCCGCCGGATCCTTCCTGCAATCCCTATCTTGCTTTTTCGGGGATGTTGCTGGCCGGCCTCGACGGCATCGAGAACAAGATCGATCCGGGAGAGCCGCTCGACAAGGATATCTACGACCTGAGCCCGGAGGAGCTGAAAAATGTGCCGTCGCTGCCGGGCTCACTCGAAGAATCGCTGCGAGCCCTGGAGAAGGATCACCAGTTCCTGCTCAAAGGCGACGTGTTCACTGAGGAAGTCATCGAACTGTGGATCGACTACAAGATGAAAAACGAAGTGAACGCGATGCGCATGCGGCCGCATCCGTACGAGTTTGCCCTGTACTACGACATCTAG
- a CDS encoding arginine decarboxylase, pyruvoyl-dependent codes for MFVPKKIFLTKGVGKHRERLSSFELALRSAGIAACNLVRVSSIFPPHCKLISRTEGLKLLSPGEVIFSVLSENASREPHRLIAASIGVALPADKSMYGYLSEHHSFGEPEDVAGDYAEELAAEMLATTLNVEFDSDLNWDEKKEIYRISNKIVRTMNVTQSAVGDKRGFWTTVLACAVLIGEA; via the coding sequence ATGTTTGTACCCAAGAAAATTTTCCTGACCAAGGGCGTCGGAAAACACCGCGAGCGACTTTCAAGCTTTGAGCTGGCGCTGCGTTCGGCCGGCATTGCCGCGTGCAATCTTGTCCGCGTCTCGAGTATCTTCCCGCCGCATTGCAAGCTGATATCGCGTACCGAAGGCCTCAAATTACTCAGCCCCGGCGAGGTCATCTTCTCCGTCCTGAGCGAAAACGCCAGCCGCGAGCCGCACCGCCTGATTGCCGCCTCCATCGGCGTGGCGCTCCCGGCGGACAAATCCATGTATGGCTATCTCTCCGAGCACCATTCGTTCGGCGAGCCGGAAGACGTGGCCGGCGACTATGCGGAAGAACTGGCAGCCGAAATGCTCGCCACCACCCTTAACGTCGAATTTGACTCCGACCTCAACTGGGATGAAAAGAAGGAGATCTATCGCATCTCCAACAAAATTGTCCGCACGATGAACGTCACCCAGTCCGCTGTCGGCGACAAGCGGGGCTTCTGGACCACCGTGCTCGCTTGCGCCGTGCTCATCGGCGAAGCTTAG
- a CDS encoding deoxyhypusine synthase family protein — MAKKIARRLHDPIKDKLAPIYPLDLSRLHSIDDLVRAMGRTAFTARQVGDAADVLEAMVRDRECFVVLTLSGAMTVAKMGLVICDLIDSGAVQAIVSTGALMAHGLVEATGRSHFRYDEKMNDAELFLAGYNRVYDSLEPEVNLDHVEKVLQAIFRRWDPNEAVCSWKLNHRIGEYLARAPYRMGTGRAGGKRGILRSAYERGVPVFVPAFTDSELGIDFALEMRERERSGQVKLRYDPFEDFDYFATTLARQKRLGIFTIGGGVPRNWSQQFGVYIELLVRRGLVKMPLKRYRYGVRICPEPAHWGGLSGSTYSEAISWGKFIPAEEGGRFAEVLEDATVALPLVAGSVLERLGYFRGSAGRRRRHSKTRR; from the coding sequence ATGGCAAAGAAAATTGCGCGACGCCTGCACGACCCCATCAAGGATAAGCTCGCCCCCATTTATCCGCTCGACCTTTCGCGCCTTCATTCCATCGATGATCTGGTGCGGGCGATGGGGCGGACCGCGTTCACGGCGCGGCAGGTGGGCGATGCCGCCGACGTCCTGGAAGCGATGGTGCGCGACCGAGAGTGTTTCGTTGTCTTGACGCTTTCCGGCGCCATGACCGTGGCCAAGATGGGCCTGGTCATCTGCGATTTGATCGACTCCGGAGCGGTGCAGGCGATCGTCTCCACGGGCGCGCTGATGGCGCACGGCCTGGTCGAGGCCACCGGGCGCTCGCACTTTCGTTATGACGAAAAGATGAACGACGCGGAACTTTTCCTGGCAGGTTACAACCGCGTTTACGACTCGCTCGAGCCTGAGGTCAACTTGGATCATGTGGAGAAAGTGTTGCAGGCGATTTTCCGCCGATGGGATCCAAATGAGGCGGTGTGTAGCTGGAAGTTGAATCACCGGATTGGCGAGTACCTTGCCCGGGCCCCGTACCGCATGGGTACGGGGCGGGCCGGCGGCAAGCGAGGCATTCTCCGTTCCGCGTACGAGCGAGGTGTGCCGGTCTTCGTGCCCGCCTTCACCGACTCAGAACTTGGCATCGATTTCGCTCTCGAAATGCGCGAGCGGGAACGCAGCGGGCAAGTCAAGCTGCGTTATGACCCGTTCGAGGATTTCGACTACTTCGCCACAACGCTGGCGCGGCAAAAGCGCCTGGGGATTTTCACGATCGGTGGCGGCGTTCCGCGCAATTGGTCGCAGCAGTTCGGCGTGTACATTGAGCTGCTCGTCCGCCGCGGGTTGGTGAAGATGCCGCTGAAGCGCTACCGCTACGGAGTGCGCATCTGTCCCGAGCCGGCCCACTGGGGCGGGCTTTCCGGAAGCACGTACTCGGAGGCCATTTCCTGGGGAAAATTCATTCCGGCGGAAGAAGGTGGGCGGTTTGCCGAGGTGCTGGAAGACGCGACCGTGGCGCTGCCGCTCGTGGCGGGTTCCGTGCTCGAACGCCTAGGTTACTTCCGCGGAAGCGCGGGGCGTCGCCGGAGACATTCCAAGACTCGAAGGTAG
- the speB gene encoding agmatinase: MEIVGQPGKQQTINPPPNFGDLPAEHSRYETARVVVWPVPFERTTTYKHGTSRGPGAIIDASRNMETYDDELGCEIFEKIGGIATAAPLPTQEAPLEKVIADLHTAALQFLSDGKCFVMLGGEHSITAPAVAACAKKFPHLSVLQIDAHADLRDTYQESKWSHACAMRRVVEICPAVQVGIRAISSEEAEIIPRLPTKIFWAKDIAHRPPEEWVPHVVASLTENVYLTVDLDGFDPSYVPATGTPEPGGLNWHQVTSLIREVARKRKIVSMDVVELLPQPGDHASDFLAAKLIYKAIGYIFLR; encoded by the coding sequence ATGGAAATCGTCGGCCAACCCGGCAAACAGCAAACGATCAATCCGCCGCCTAACTTCGGCGACTTGCCCGCAGAACACTCGCGCTATGAAACGGCGCGGGTCGTCGTCTGGCCGGTGCCGTTCGAGCGAACCACAACCTACAAACACGGCACCAGCCGGGGGCCCGGGGCCATCATTGACGCCTCGCGGAACATGGAGACATACGACGACGAACTGGGCTGCGAGATTTTCGAAAAGATCGGCGGCATTGCCACGGCCGCGCCGCTGCCCACGCAAGAAGCACCCCTCGAAAAAGTCATAGCCGACCTGCACACTGCCGCCTTGCAGTTTCTATCCGATGGAAAATGCTTCGTGATGCTCGGCGGCGAACACTCGATCACCGCGCCGGCCGTCGCCGCCTGCGCCAAGAAATTTCCCCATCTTTCGGTGCTCCAGATTGACGCCCATGCCGATCTGCGCGACACGTATCAGGAGAGCAAGTGGAGCCATGCCTGCGCCATGCGCCGGGTCGTGGAAATCTGCCCCGCTGTCCAGGTCGGCATCCGCGCCATCTCTTCGGAAGAAGCGGAAATCATTCCCCGGTTACCGACCAAAATTTTCTGGGCAAAAGACATCGCTCACCGGCCGCCGGAAGAGTGGGTGCCGCATGTCGTGGCATCCCTGACAGAAAATGTCTATCTGACGGTGGATCTCGACGGATTCGATCCATCCTATGTGCCCGCCACCGGCACACCCGAGCCCGGCGGCTTGAACTGGCACCAGGTCACTTCCCTCATCCGCGAAGTTGCCCGCAAAAGGAAGATTGTCTCCATGGATGTCGTCGAATTGCTTCCTCAGCCCGGCGACCACGCTTCCGACTTCCTCGCCGCCAAACTCATTTACAAAGCAATTGGGTACATCTTTTTGCGATAG